The nucleotide sequence CTTCTTTAATTCCAGCTCAGTTTACATAACGTTTTTATGAGTGAATAATTTCTTCTGGTTCTTTTTACAACTTGCTGACGCTTTTAAACTAATGGTTATCATCTCTTATGGCTGGAGTTTGATTAGAATGATTATTTAGAACATTGTTTTATTAGTTTTAATATTCCACTCATTTCCAGCTGTTTTCTCTGCTAAAGTAAAAAACCGGCCTCTTTTCTGCAGAGAGCCGGTTTACCATCTTATTTTCTTGGATCAACATAATCAGGATAATCCGTAATGATTCCGTCTACACCCATCTCAAGCAGAAAATCGGCAGTTTCCTGTGTGCGAACAGTCCAGGATTGGATTTTCATGCCCTTTTCATGAACATTTGCTACTAAATCCTTTGAAACGATGCCGTAGTTTGGATTAAAGTAATCTGCATATGTGCTGAATTCATTCAGTGCCGTATCAGTTGTATGAAGAATCGAAGATGTCAGCACACCGATTGGTACAGTTGGCAGCAGGGAATCCATCTTTTTCATCGAGTCAAAATTAAACGACTGAACAATGATTTTTTCATTTTGAGGCTTGTCCATGTTGCGTTCCTGAAGCTCTTCAGCCACTTTTTCCTCGATTCCCGGATAAAGCTCAGGTGCTTTCAGCTCAATCAGAATGCCGGTTTTGCCTCTGTAGCGGTCAAGAATATCATCAAATGTGGGGATTTTTTCGCCAGTAAATTCTTCGCCCTTCCAGCTGCCTGCATCAAGCTTGCTGAGTTCATCATATGTAAGATCCTTTACTTTGCCGCTTCCGTCTGTCGTCCGGTCCACTGTGGTGTCATGAATGATCACGAGCTCGCCGTCCTTGCTCTGCTGAACGTCGATTTCAATATAATCCGCTTTCATCTCTACCGCTTTATCAAAGGCTGCAAGTGTATTTTCCGGAGCATAGCCTGAAGCCCCCCTGTGTGCTACATTTTCCACTTTCACCGCTGAAGCTTCTGCTGCTGACGGCTGCAATAACGGTGCTCCAAGCAATATGATGGCCATTCCCGCTCCGGCTGCCCAAGTTTTCATCATTTCATCGTCTCCTCTGTCTTCATTTGTAAGAACAGCTTCAGTTTACTGGATGAATATGTATCCAATGTGAAATTGAGATGTCAGAATGTTATCAATCATGTGAATCATTCTGGGAAATTTATCATGCCTTTCTTTACATACAAGTATTGGTAATCCATTACCGGTTCTCAGCATGTTAGACTCATGACAGAGGAGTGAACACGATGATGAAACATCTGCTATTGCTGTTTTCCCTTCCGTTTATGCTCAGTCTTGACCCGCTGGTATATGATACACACTATCAAGCAAGCTATCAGTCTCCAGAAGGGATTATGTTTCTAAGCTACAGCGATAAATGGGATGAAGAAAAGTTAAAAGAACTT is from Bacillus sp. FSL H8-0547 and encodes:
- a CDS encoding glycerophosphodiester phosphodiesterase yields the protein MKTWAAGAGMAIILLGAPLLQPSAAEASAVKVENVAHRGASGYAPENTLAAFDKAVEMKADYIEIDVQQSKDGELVIIHDTTVDRTTDGSGKVKDLTYDELSKLDAGSWKGEEFTGEKIPTFDDILDRYRGKTGILIELKAPELYPGIEEKVAEELQERNMDKPQNEKIIVQSFNFDSMKKMDSLLPTVPIGVLTSSILHTTDTALNEFSTYADYFNPNYGIVSKDLVANVHEKGMKIQSWTVRTQETADFLLEMGVDGIITDYPDYVDPRK